A genomic stretch from Thermococcus sp. includes:
- a CDS encoding TIGR00341 family protein — MLQLQVYCDEGEGERVSGVLSKWNVQFYVEGVNGGSGSLLKFTAFVPDFVINDIVDELGRAVDLRKAHSSITWSPVSGRSVKYTNSVKALRKFKRRWSLATIEGLIETANSQAQVDPIQLTLGAVASIVALFGLIHDSIVMVISAMLLSPILGPLYGFSINIVMGKGRDAFEAVLSIIKLLSVIFVSALVAALLLRLGSTMPDGPTSEILLRGQSGIVYIVLAMLLGYAGVVAIVSRIPEILAGVSIAAALVPPTTVMGLSLAMGWGDVFWGSLILTVENVLGLLSGSLLGLYILNVSPRSYYERRAAKIYTRRTVIVLITLVGALVLLELLG, encoded by the coding sequence ATGCTCCAGCTTCAGGTGTACTGTGACGAGGGTGAGGGGGAGCGGGTCTCAGGTGTTTTGTCCAAGTGGAATGTCCAGTTCTATGTGGAGGGTGTTAACGGCGGTAGCGGTTCCCTTCTTAAATTTACCGCCTTTGTACCCGACTTTGTTATAAACGACATCGTCGATGAACTCGGAAGGGCTGTGGACCTAAGGAAGGCCCACTCCTCCATAACATGGTCGCCCGTCAGTGGGAGGTCCGTCAAGTACACGAATTCGGTGAAGGCCCTGAGGAAGTTCAAACGACGCTGGAGCCTGGCAACGATAGAAGGCCTCATTGAGACCGCCAACAGCCAGGCGCAGGTGGATCCGATCCAGCTTACCCTCGGTGCGGTTGCGTCCATAGTGGCACTCTTCGGCTTGATACACGACAGCATCGTCATGGTAATATCCGCGATGCTTCTCTCTCCTATCCTGGGTCCGCTCTATGGGTTCTCAATAAACATCGTTATGGGTAAAGGACGGGACGCCTTTGAGGCTGTTCTCTCCATAATCAAACTCCTCAGTGTGATATTCGTCTCGGCGCTTGTGGCCGCCCTCCTCCTGAGGTTGGGAAGTACGATGCCGGACGGGCCTACCTCTGAGATACTCCTCCGCGGTCAATCCGGGATAGTTTACATAGTGCTGGCGATGCTTCTGGGGTACGCGGGCGTGGTTGCGATAGTCAGCCGAATCCCGGAGATCCTCGCAGGGGTTTCCATAGCAGCCGCCCTCGTTCCCCCAACTACGGTGATGGGGCTATCACTCGCCATGGGGTGGGGAGATGTTTTCTGGGGGTCTCTCATCTTGACAGTTGAGAACGTTCTGGGACTGTTAAGCGGTTCTCTGCTGGGGCTGTACATCCTGAACGTTTCCCCAAGGAGCTACTATGAGAGGAGGGCCGCGAAGATCTACACCCGGAGGACAGTGATCGTTCTCATCACCCTGGTGGGGGCGCTCGTTCTCCTTGAGCTTCTGGGTTAA
- a CDS encoding TrpB-like pyridoxal phosphate-dependent enzyme — translation MKAVLPDSRIPTRWYNILPDLPEPLAPPLDPETDEPIEPGKLLRIFAGELVKQEMSSEGYIEIPKEVRELYAKIGRPTPLFRATNLEKALRTPTRIYFKYEGATVTGSHKINTALAQAYYAREQGIERLITETGAGQWGTALSLAGALLGLKIRVYMARASYQQKPYRKTIMRLYGAEIYPSPSDRTKVGRKFLREDPNHPGGLGIAISEAIDDVLKDENARYALGSVLNHVLMHQTVIGLEAQEQMKEFEEPDVIIGCVGGGSNFAGLAYPFVRDVLRGRTDYEFIAVEPRAAPSMTRGVYRYDFGDSGGYTPKMKMHTLGHTYYVPPIHAGGLRYHGLAPTLSVLINHGIVKPVAYHQNEVFQAAELFAKTEGIIPAPESAHAVKGVIDRALKAKEEGKEETILFNLSGHGLLDLGGYEAFLDGKLEDYEPDYFPAMAGGL, via the coding sequence ATGAAAGCCGTTCTGCCCGATTCGAGGATACCCACGAGGTGGTACAACATACTGCCAGACCTTCCGGAGCCGTTGGCACCGCCGCTGGATCCGGAGACGGATGAACCCATCGAACCGGGGAAGCTCCTCCGCATCTTCGCGGGGGAACTCGTCAAACAGGAGATGAGCTCTGAGGGATACATAGAGATACCCAAAGAAGTCCGGGAGCTGTACGCCAAGATAGGAAGACCAACCCCACTATTCCGCGCCACAAATCTGGAAAAGGCCCTAAGAACACCCACTAGGATATACTTCAAGTATGAGGGGGCAACCGTGACAGGTAGCCACAAGATAAACACCGCTTTAGCCCAGGCCTACTACGCGAGGGAGCAGGGAATAGAGAGGCTGATCACCGAGACTGGGGCTGGACAGTGGGGAACCGCCCTTAGTCTAGCCGGAGCACTCCTTGGCCTTAAAATCCGGGTCTATATGGCGAGGGCGAGTTACCAGCAGAAACCATACAGAAAGACCATAATGCGGCTCTACGGTGCCGAGATCTACCCCAGCCCAAGCGACAGGACGAAAGTTGGGAGGAAGTTCCTGAGGGAGGATCCGAATCACCCTGGTGGCCTCGGAATAGCGATAAGTGAAGCAATCGATGACGTCCTGAAGGATGAGAACGCCAGGTACGCCCTTGGAAGCGTACTGAACCACGTCCTCATGCATCAGACCGTTATAGGGCTCGAAGCCCAAGAGCAGATGAAGGAGTTCGAGGAGCCGGACGTTATAATAGGCTGCGTTGGAGGTGGAAGCAACTTCGCAGGTTTAGCTTACCCCTTCGTTAGGGACGTGCTCAGAGGTAGGACTGACTACGAGTTCATAGCGGTGGAGCCAAGGGCCGCGCCGAGCATGACAAGGGGAGTTTACAGGTACGACTTCGGCGACTCCGGCGGCTACACGCCAAAGATGAAGATGCACACCCTCGGCCACACCTACTACGTCCCACCGATACATGCCGGTGGCCTGAGGTACCACGGACTCGCCCCAACCCTCAGCGTGCTGATAAACCATGGCATCGTCAAGCCCGTTGCGTACCATCAGAACGAGGTCTTCCAGGCGGCGGAGCTGTTCGCCAAGACGGAGGGAATAATCCCCGCTCCAGAGAGTGCCCACGCCGTCAAAGGCGTCATCGACAGGGCCCTGAAGGCCAAGGAAGAAGGTAAGGAAGAGACCATACTTTTCAACCTGAGCGGACACGGTCTGCTTGACCTCGGAGGATACGAAGCATTCCTAGATGGAAAGCTCGAGGATTACGAACCGGACTACTTCCCAGCCATGGCAGGGGGACTCTAA
- a CDS encoding Ribonuclease P protein component 3, protein MNEEVLLQESGTEEVSFSRDHFVEMDVRSGDAYELAEEWFDEIVFTKELVLERPPDWSALKRDVKSLRETYGRVAILLITKKPSLIREVKNRNPRALIYVQGGDMRINRTAIEVGVDALICPCLGRKDPGFDHVLARLAAERDVAIGFSLSPLLKAEPYELNHLLRFQAEIWRLVNKYRAPRFVTSSARGRWEVRSPRDLMSFGVNIGMEVRQARAALDFYPRGILSRL, encoded by the coding sequence ATGAATGAGGAAGTTCTCCTTCAAGAATCGGGGACAGAAGAGGTCTCTTTCTCCCGCGATCACTTCGTAGAGATGGATGTGAGGAGCGGGGATGCCTACGAGCTAGCGGAGGAATGGTTCGACGAGATTGTCTTCACAAAGGAGCTCGTCCTCGAAAGGCCTCCTGACTGGAGTGCCTTAAAGAGGGATGTAAAATCTCTCCGCGAGACCTATGGTAGAGTGGCCATCCTCCTCATCACGAAGAAGCCCAGCCTCATCAGGGAGGTGAAGAACCGTAATCCAAGGGCTCTAATCTACGTCCAGGGTGGCGACATGAGGATCAACCGCACCGCCATAGAGGTCGGGGTGGATGCGCTGATATGTCCCTGCCTCGGGAGGAAGGACCCCGGCTTCGACCACGTGCTGGCCAGGCTCGCGGCAGAGCGCGATGTTGCCATTGGATTCTCACTGTCCCCCCTTTTGAAGGCTGAACCCTATGAGCTTAACCACCTCCTTAGATTCCAGGCAGAGATATGGCGTTTGGTTAACAAATACAGGGCCCCGCGTTTCGTTACGAGTTCTGCTAGGGGTAGGTGGGAGGTTCGTTCCCCGAGGGATTTGATGAGCTTCGGAGTAAACATCGGCATGGAGGTTCGACAGGCCAGGGCCGCTCTGGACTTCTACCCGAGGGGCATTCTCTCTAGGCTCTAA
- a CDS encoding RNA-binding protein — protein MGKIRAHHVRITTFIQATEDEDKVLEAISTFIPEDIDDDDVLWDINETRGFFGNPIKVVNVEIRRSRAVRQFLDHFKGLLDREGRDYLLERLNEKVDEEGTFYVRFNKQKTYLGEPVVEDCDDAVQIRIKVKAFPMRKETVVKAVREWLEE, from the coding sequence ATGGGGAAGATAAGGGCCCATCATGTCAGGATTACCACTTTCATCCAGGCAACTGAAGACGAGGACAAGGTTCTTGAGGCTATCTCCACGTTCATACCGGAAGATATTGATGACGATGATGTACTGTGGGACATAAACGAGACGAGGGGGTTCTTCGGTAACCCTATCAAGGTTGTCAACGTCGAGATAAGAAGAAGCAGAGCGGTGAGGCAGTTTTTAGACCACTTCAAAGGACTTCTGGATAGGGAGGGCAGGGATTACCTCCTGGAGCGCCTCAACGAGAAAGTCGACGAGGAAGGGACGTTTTACGTCCGCTTCAACAAGCAGAAAACCTACCTGGGTGAACCCGTGGTGGAAGACTGTGATGACGCCGTCCAGATCAGGATAAAGGTCAAGGCCTTTCCCATGAGGAAGGAAACGGTGGTTAAAGCCGTAAGGGAGTGGCTGGAGGAATGA